One region of Triticum aestivum cultivar Chinese Spring chromosome 6B, IWGSC CS RefSeq v2.1, whole genome shotgun sequence genomic DNA includes:
- the LOC123134840 gene encoding uncharacterized protein: MTRELNLEVVESSEEVAEVTALGGSGFRFVVNLQEGTCSCRQWQVSVHPCKHALAFITSLSNAHIRHYVDLYFSVDKYRAAYAQLIPAMPDKTQWPKSDHGFFMHPPLLKATAGRHKTERYKGCGEKKRKSGQHLCPICKEYGHHWHKCKKGNPEDIAAMMAVREPPKKMTKTTKTTKLSIVPCEGVPTRMCFPPSKSLETTTKKRGNMLTLLLEHQKAKA, translated from the exons ATGACCAGGGAATTAAACTTGGAGGTGGTAGAAAGCTCAGAAGAAGTGGCTGAAGTAACTGCATTAGGTGGTAGTGGCTTTAGGTTTGTGGTCAACTTGCAAGAGGGGACATGTTCTTGTCGACAATGGCAAGTTTCTGTCCATCCTTGCAAACATGCTCTTGCATTCATCACGTCACTTAGCAATGCACACATACGACACTATGTGGACTTGTATTTCTCCGTTGACAAATATAGAGCAGCTTATGCCCAACTAATTCCTGCTATGCCGGACAAGACCCAATGGCCTAAATCTGACCATGGATTCTTCATGCATCCACCACTATTGAAGGCCACGGCTGGTAGGCATAAAACTGAGAGGTACAAAGGTTGCGGTGAGAAGAAAAGGAAAAGTGGTCAACACTTATGCCCTATTTGTAAGGAATATGGGCATCATTGGCACAAATGTAAGAAGGGAAACCCAGAGGACATTGCTGCAATGATGGCTGTGAG AGAACCACCAAAGAAAATGACAAAGACAACCAAAACAACAAAGTTATCCATTGTGCCTTGCGAAGGAGTACCAACAAGAATGTGTTTTCCCCCAAG CAAAAGCTTGGAAACTACAACCAAAAAAAGGGGAAACATGTTAACTCTACTGCTGGAGCATCAAAAAG CAAAAGCTTGA